In Flavobacterium endoglycinae, one DNA window encodes the following:
- a CDS encoding N-acetylmuramoyl-L-alanine amidase, with the protein MTKKHFCCLILAIIITSCSTNPYKTTEKAYDQQLKTLENQITSKQAQTIPSVSPVIIDTTYASQLGIVKDTLSKTGSTSLLNGISTEWIGTVNFNLRKPSFVIIHHTAQDSLQQTINTFTKTRTQVSSHYIISENGKVVQMLNDYLRAWHAGNSSWGKNTDLNSSSIGIELDNNGFKPFTEAQISSLVALLTKLKKDYNIPTQNFLGHADIAPGRKQDPSALFPWKTLAEKGFGIWPDAVLEEAPFDFKIEPALRIIGYNTKNLSAAIQAFKLHYIQTDATPTLDRKTIDTIYSIYKKQIQ; encoded by the coding sequence TGATTTTAGCAATTATAATTACTTCTTGCTCAACAAATCCATACAAGACTACTGAAAAAGCGTACGACCAGCAGCTTAAAACGCTGGAAAACCAAATTACAAGTAAACAAGCACAAACAATTCCGTCTGTAAGCCCTGTTATTATTGATACTACATATGCATCTCAGCTTGGCATTGTAAAAGATACATTATCAAAAACAGGATCGACTTCTTTATTAAACGGAATCAGCACTGAGTGGATTGGCACTGTAAATTTTAATTTAAGAAAACCGAGTTTTGTAATTATTCACCATACTGCTCAGGATTCTCTTCAGCAGACTATTAATACGTTTACCAAAACAAGAACACAGGTAAGCTCTCATTACATTATTTCGGAAAATGGAAAAGTGGTTCAAATGCTGAATGATTATTTAAGAGCTTGGCATGCCGGAAATTCTTCCTGGGGAAAAAATACTGATTTAAATTCATCTTCCATTGGAATCGAACTTGACAATAATGGTTTTAAACCCTTTACAGAAGCACAAATCAGCAGTTTAGTAGCGCTTTTGACAAAATTGAAAAAAGACTACAACATCCCGACTCAAAACTTTTTAGGTCATGCCGATATTGCACCAGGAAGAAAACAAGATCCAAGTGCTTTATTTCCGTGGAAAACACTTGCTGAAAAAGGTTTTGGAATTTGGCCAGATGCTGTTTTAGAAGAAGCTCCATTTGATTTTAAAATCGAACCTGCTTTACGAATTATTGGTTATAACACTAAGAATCTTTCGGCAGCAATTCAAGCTTTTAAATTACACTATATTCAAACTGATGCTACCCCAACTCTAGATCGAAAAACAATTGACACGATCTATTCAATTTATAAAAAGCAGATTCAATAG